A window from Balaenoptera musculus isolate JJ_BM4_2016_0621 chromosome 8, mBalMus1.pri.v3, whole genome shotgun sequence encodes these proteins:
- the LOC118899325 gene encoding LOW QUALITY PROTEIN: histone H3-like centromeric protein A (The sequence of the model RefSeq protein was modified relative to this genomic sequence to represent the inferred CDS: deleted 1 base in 1 codon) codes for MGPRRQIRKPEAPRRRTASPAPAAARPGPYLGTSSRQLARRRHWVLKEIRTLEKSTHLLLRKTPFCRLAREICVKFTHGVDFNWQAQAMLALQEAAEAFLVHLFEDAHLLSLHASRVLLFPKDVPLARRIRGIQEGLG; via the exons ATGGGCCCGCGCCGACAGATCCGTAAGCCCGAAGCCCCAAGGAGGCGCACCGCAAGCCCGGCTCCCGCCGCCGCCCGGCCGGGCCCATACTTAGGCACTTCCTCCCGTCAACTTGCTCGCCGGAGACATTGGGTTCTGAAGGAGATTCGAACTCTTGAGAAGAGCACACACCTGTTGTTAAGGAAG ACCCCCTTCTGCCGCCTGGCAAGAGAAATATGTGTTAAATTCACTCATGGTGTGGACTTCAATTGGCAAGCTCAGGCCATGCTGGCCCTACAAGAGGCAGCAGAAGCGTTTCTAGTTCATCTCTTTGAGGATGCCCATCTCCTCTCCTTACATGCCAGCCGCGTCCTTCTCTTCCCAAAGGATGTGCCGCTGGCCAGGAGGATCCGAGGCATTCAGGAAGGGCTCGGCTGA